From a region of the Argiope bruennichi chromosome 8, qqArgBrue1.1, whole genome shotgun sequence genome:
- the LOC129980746 gene encoding uncharacterized protein LOC129980746 gives MFKTAKGFLKEDLLFVAEEIGETLPDKVKISELKDIILNSKEYLDDPDFVTNILVTAVSQRKLKEEQKQKQTEFEKVERLKQLEYEESGKIREHELELARIRATLPITGESQNTVISGAKKKFNLLKLEFRQFNGDIKDWLQFWSQFQHIHNDDEIAPENKFQYLVQATVNGSRAREVVESFPATAANYAKAVESLKARFGRDELLVEVYVRELLKLIISVQKHEKISMTSLYDKLESYLRALETLGVSTDKCASILYPMVESCFQEDFLKAWNRIASSAVSTDAKDRLTNLMTFLKAETEGEERINLAMAGFGLGADENRQSFKKKEIFQ, from the coding sequence ATGTTTAAAACAGCTAAAGGCTTCTTGAAAGAGGACTTGTTGTTTGTAGCAGAAGAAATTGGAGAGACACTGCCTGATAAGGTAAAAATTTCTGaactgaaagatattattttgaatagcaAAGAGTATTTGGATGATCCAGACTTTGTGACAAATATTTTAGTAACGGCCGTGAGCCAGCGAAAActaaaagaagaacaaaaacaaaagcaaacagaatttgaaaaagtGGAAAGATTAAAACAGCTAGAATACGAAGAAagtggaaaaataagagaacacgAACTGGAATTGGCGAGAATCAGAGCAACGTTGCCAATTACAGGTGAGTCTCAAAATACTGTTATATCTGgtgctaaaaagaaatttaatctgctaaaattagaatttagacaGTTTAATGGCGATATTAAAGATTGGCTACAATTCTGGAGCCAGTTTCAACACATTCATAACGATGATGAAATCGCGCCTGAgaacaaatttcaatatcttgTGCAAGCTACTGTAAATGGATCACGAGCCCGAGAAGTAGTAGAAAGCTTCCCGGCAACAGCAGCCAATTATGCCAaagcagttgaaagtttaaaagcaCGATTTGGGAGAGATGAACTATTAGTAGAAGTTTATGTTCGGGAATTATTAAAGCTGATAATCTCAGTTCAGAAACATGAGAAAATATCGATGACATCTCTCTATGATAAACTCGAATCTTATCTGAGAGCCTTAGAGACTTTAGGAGTGTCTACTGATAAGtgtgcttcaattctttatcccATGGTGGAGTCTTGTTTTCAAGAGGACTTTTTGAAAGCATGGAATAGAATTGCTTCTTCAGCAGTCTCAACTGATGCTAAAGACCGTTTAACCAACTTGATGACTTTTCTTAAAGCAGAAACGGAGGgcgaagaaagaattaatttggcTATGGCTGGTTTTGGCTTGGGTGCAGATGAAAATCGccaatcatttaagaaaaaagagaTTTTCCAATGA
- the LOC129980745 gene encoding uncharacterized protein LOC129980745, whose protein sequence is MKKVPTAANLFTTASKEVKKECVFCTGKHSSPDCFQAQKMSLAERYNILREKQCCFACLTPKHTSRSCKAFLRCVICGKKHVPLMCESLEAKNQDSFKSENKSPNVEINMANNTSSPRVFLQTLKLKMVCGNKEIPVRAILDSGSQKTYVLKNVVEKMGYIPLRKEILMHSLFGGIKSDKCEHNCYRIKLRNQDNSVTCNLEALDQPSICDKISSVTPGSWITELREMKIRLSDVGEEPQSVQVLLGSDVIGKLITGQRRVLSCGLVAMETLLGWTLSGKVPENEMSSCNAMLVASLFVKEMDISQLWRLDSLGIQDPSEQKTKEELHKASMEHFLRTVKVDEEERFLVSLPWLDGHLPLPDNFNLALKGLQVTTHKLKKENLFQEYGDVFKEWEREGIIEEVPQEEIKSACHYLPHPHVVKPNSTTKIRPVFNASSKQKGAVSLNDCLEKGLNLIELIPSMLTRFRLYRFGISADIRKAFLQISLYKEDRNFLRFLWHSEEGELIHCRVVFGVSSSPFLLGSTIQYHLERKLEEAQQGRGRYPECIIQKLMNSFYVDNCLASVKTQSELERFIDVATEIMAERKFDLRGWEHSSPSDPITSPTIILGTIWDRHCDTLSINIPDLRELMEEVITKRNILAASHKVFDPLGITSPVLLLPKLWLQNLWKSKIGWDEEVYLKTRQYFLKWLMELEYLKHVKVPRWLHCDSGFEHISLHFFCDASKLAYSAVVFLRVDSGNSVHIQLVQRKTRIAPCGKKETTIARLELLGAAISARLSSTVLKEFPTDNVYFWTDSTTVLAWLKREEPWGVFVYNRVQEIRKLTPVKAWRHVPGSLNPADCPSRGCSAKQLCSSKWWEGPSWLYLSSHEWPVSDVVVDVNEEEVNKERRAIVTSMKHQSSGLSIEKTPDLPTDRVPDSPADHVPDLPADQVPNSPVERTDISEEIHHTKTRLGRTINVPRKLDL, encoded by the exons ATGAAAAAAGTACCTACAGCTGCCAATTTATTTACTACAGCTTCAAAAGAAGTGAAGAAAGAATGTGTTTTCTGTACTGGGAAACACTCGAGCCCAGACTGTTTTCAAGCTCAGAAGATGAGTTTGGCTGAAaggtataatattttaagagagaagCAATGTTGTTTTGCTTGCTTAACACCAAAGCATACATCTCGTTCCTGTAAAGCATTTTTAAGATGTGTAATATGTGGGAAAAAGCATGTCCCACTTATGTGTGAGTCTCTAGAGGCTAAGAATCAAGATTCATTCAAGAGTGAGAATAAGAGTCcaaatgttgaaattaatatgGCCAACAACACTTCTAGTCCCAGGGTGTTCCTCCAAacgttgaaattaaaaatggtgtGTGGTAACAAAGAAATCCCAGTTAGGGCAATTCTAGATTCTGGGTCACAAAAGACTTATGTATTAAAGAATGTTGTTGAGAAAATGGGATATATCCCACTCAGAAAGGAAATTCTGATGCACTCATTGTTTGGGGGCATTAAATCTGACAAGTGCGAACATAATTGCTATAGGATAAAACTGAGAAATCAAGACAACAGTGTTACATGCAACCTGGAAGCATTAGACCAGCCATCTATATGTGACAAAATTTCATCAGTCACTCCAGGTTCATGGATTACAGAGCTCCGTGAGATGAAGATCAGGCTATCAGATGTAGGGGAGGAGCCACAATCTGTTCAAGTGCTTCTTGGTTCAGATGTGATAGGGAAGCTCATAACTGGCCAGCGTAGAGTTCTATCCTGTGGGCTTGTTGCCATGGAGACACTACTTGGCTGGACTCTGTCAGGTAAAGTTCCTGAGAATGAGATGTCATCATGCAATGCTATGCTGGTGGCCTCCCTATTTGTGAAAGAGATGGATATCTCCCAATTATGGAGATTAGATTCCTTGGGGATCCAAGATCCTTCAGAACAAAAAACCAAAGAGGAGCTTCATAAAGCGTCGATGGAGCACTTCTTAAGAACTGTCAAGGTCGATGAAGAAGAGCGATTCCTTGTCTCCCTACCTTGGCTTGACGGTCATTTGCCTCTTCCAGACAACTTCAATTTGGCACTCAAAGGGTTGCAAGTGACAACCCATAAGCTGAAGAAGGAAAACTTATTTCAAGAATACGGTGATGTCTTTAAAGAATGGGAACGAGAAGGCATAATTGAAGAAGTTCCCCAAGAGGAAATAAAGTCTGCTTGTCACTATCTGCCCCATCCACATGTGGTGAAGCCGAACAGCACTACGAAAATTAGGCCCGTCTTTAACGCTTCATCAAAACAAAAGGGAGCGGTCAGCCTCAATGACTGTTTGGAAAAGGGATTAAACTTGATTGAATTGATCCCTTCCATGTTAACAAGGTTTCGACTGTATAGGTTTGGCATTTCGGCTGATATACGGAAGGCCTTCTTACAAATAAGTCTATATAAGGAGGATCGAAATTTCTTGCGATTTTTGTGGCACAGTGAAGAAGGAGAACTCATACATTGCCGAGTGGTGTTTGGTGTTTCCAGCAGCCCTTTCTTGCTTGGGTCAACAATCCAATACCACTTGGAGAGAAAGTTGGAAGAAGCGCAGCAAGGCCGTGGAAGATACCCTGAGTGCATTATTCAAAAGTTGATGAACAGCTTTTACGTGGACAATTGTTTAGCAAGTGTCAAAACCCAGTCGGAGCTAGAACGATTTATTGATGTAGCCACGGAGATCATGGCTGAAAGAAAATTCGACTTACGAGGGTGGGAGCACTCTAGCCCATCTGATCCAATAACAAGTCCTACAATCATCCTGGGAACGATTTGGGACAGACATTGTGAtactctttcaataaatattccgGATTTGAGAGAACTAATGGAAGAGGTTATcacgaaaagaaatattcttgctGCTTCCCACAAAGTGTTTGATCCCTTGGGGATTACTAGTCCAGTGTTGCTACTACCAAAACTCTGGCTACAAAATTTGTGGAAATCTAAAATCGGTTGGGATGAAGAAGTATATCTAAAAACACGTCAATATTTTCTGAAGTGGCTAATGGAGCTGGAATATTTGAAGCATGTTAAAGTACCAAGGTGGTTACACTGTGATAGCGGATTTGAgcatatttcattgcattttttttgcgACGCAAGCAAACTAGCCTATTCTGCGGTTGTTTTCCTACGAGTTGATAGTGGAAACTCTGTACACATACAACTGGTGCAGAGGAAAACTAGAATTGCACCTTGTGGGAAAAAGGAAACAACTATTGCAAGGCTGGAACTTCTTGGTGCTGCTATATCTGCTCGTCTTTCTTCCACTGTCTTGAAAGAGTTTCCAACAGACAATGTTTATTTCTGGACAGACTCTACTACTGTGCTGGCTTGGTTGAAGAGAGAAGAACCGTGGGGTGTATTTGTTTACAACCGTGTTCAAGAAATTCGGAAGCTGACACCAGTCAAAGCTTGGAGACACGTTCCTGGATCACTGAATCCAGCGGACTGTCCGAGTAGAGGGTGTTCAGCGAAGCAGCTTTGCAGTTCGAAATGGTGGGAAGGTCCCAGTTGGTTGTATCTTTCGTCTCATGAATGGCCTGTTAGTGATGTTGTAGTAGATGTCAATGAGGAAGAAGTGAATAAAGAGAGAAGAGCTATCGTGACCTCTATG AAACATCAGAGTAGTGGCTTATCTATTGAGAAGACTCCTGATTTACCTACTGACCGTGTTCCTGATTCACCTGCTGATCATGTTCCTGATTTACCTGCTGACCAGGTTCCCAATTCTCCTGTTGAAAGGACTGATATTTCTGAGGAGATACACCATACCAAAACCAGATTAGGAAGGACCATAAACGTTCCTCGTAAATTGGACTTGTGA